The following are from one region of the Melaminivora suipulveris genome:
- a CDS encoding helix-turn-helix transcriptional regulator: MRPAPLRPAAAPIVSAAQPQRYLTNDEAAEYLRLSPRTLEKQRVLGGGPKFRKFGRRVMYAVADLDAWASERSFESTSDPEYAEQHSADSRAR, translated from the coding sequence ATGCGTCCTGCTCCCTTGCGGCCTGCCGCCGCTCCCATTGTTTCCGCTGCGCAGCCGCAGCGCTATCTCACCAACGACGAGGCCGCAGAGTATTTGCGCCTGTCGCCCCGCACCCTGGAGAAACAGCGCGTGCTGGGTGGCGGCCCCAAGTTCCGCAAGTTCGGCCGCCGCGTCATGTACGCCGTGGCCGACCTCGATGCCTGGGCTTCCGAGCGCAGCTTCGAGAGCACATCAGATCCCGAGTACGCCGAGCAGCATTCGGCGGACAGCCGTGCGCGTTGA
- a CDS encoding replication initiator protein A produces MSSPSGAVRQEREQLDLFRALPGDMAPRDSQDLMAFPFFSLAKSRRTAPIDFQASGVTIRVEGTQEHGIATIWDADVLIWAASQIVEARDAGLRPSRLMQATPYEILRFIGRGTSLRDYQRLKAALDRLQSTTVATSIRETTGRRLHRFSWINEWKELADAKGTPLGLELILPDWFYGGVLDAALVLTIDPAYFQLTGGIERWLYRLVRKHGGRQPGGWQFDFRHLHRKSGSTAKPYDFACDLRALVARQSLPGYVLGIERLNGAELLTFRPGRPVPPTARG; encoded by the coding sequence ATGTCCAGCCCATCCGGGGCAGTCAGGCAGGAGCGCGAACAGCTCGATCTGTTCCGCGCCTTGCCGGGCGACATGGCGCCGCGCGACAGCCAGGACCTGATGGCCTTTCCGTTCTTCTCGCTGGCGAAGTCGCGGCGCACGGCGCCGATCGACTTCCAGGCCAGCGGCGTGACGATCCGCGTGGAGGGGACGCAGGAGCATGGCATCGCGACGATTTGGGACGCGGACGTGCTCATTTGGGCGGCCTCGCAGATCGTGGAGGCGCGCGACGCGGGCTTGCGTCCGTCGCGGCTGATGCAGGCCACGCCCTACGAGATCCTGCGCTTCATTGGGCGCGGTACATCGCTGCGCGACTACCAGCGCCTCAAGGCGGCCTTGGATCGCCTGCAATCGACCACCGTGGCCACGTCGATCCGCGAGACGACCGGGCGGCGGCTACACCGCTTCTCGTGGATCAACGAGTGGAAGGAACTCGCCGATGCCAAGGGCACCCCCTTGGGGCTGGAACTGATCCTGCCGGACTGGTTCTATGGAGGCGTGCTGGATGCGGCACTGGTGCTGACCATCGACCCGGCGTATTTCCAGCTCACGGGCGGGATCGAGCGATGGCTGTACCGCCTGGTGCGCAAGCACGGCGGGCGACAGCCTGGCGGCTGGCAATTCGACTTCCGGCACCTGCACCGCAAGTCGGGCAGCACGGCCAAGCCCTACGACTTCGCCTGCGACCTGCGCGCCCTGGTGGCGCGGCAGTCGCTGCCGGGCTACGTCCTGGGCATAGAGCGGCTGAATGGCGCCGAGCTGCTGACGTTCCGGCCAGGGCGTCCCGTGCCGCCCACGGCACGGGGATAA